Within the [Enterobacter] lignolyticus SCF1 genome, the region TGGACCTGATTGAAGCCATGGGCGCGCCGATCATCGCCTCTCTGCTGTGCCTGCTGCCGATGTACGCCATTCGTAAAGCGCCGTCGCTGGCGAAATACAAAGGCAAACTGGACAACGTGTTTGTCACCGCGATTGGCCTGCTGACCATTCTGAATATTGTCTACAAACTGTTCTAATCACTTATACCCGTCCACGTTCAGGCTGCCGCGCTGCAGCCTGAATCCTTCAGGTATACAGAGCTCAAAATAAGGATGAGCGGAGAATCCGAATGATTGAATTCCCTGTAGTGTTGGTCATTAATTGCGGTTCATCGTCGATTAAATTTTCGGTCATGGATGCACAATCGCAGGATGTATTACTGACAGGTATTGCGGAAGGTATTAATACCGAACGGGCGACATTAAGCCTTAATGGCGATGAGCCTGTTGAATTACCCCAGCAGAATTATGAGTGTGCGCTCGGCACGATTACCGTTGAACTGGAAAAACGTAATTTAATGCAGAGCGTGGCGCTGATTGGCCACCGTATTGCCCACGGCGGCAGCATTTTTAATGAGTCCGTTTTAATTACGGATGAGGTTATCGAGTTAATTCGTCAGGTATCGCCGCTGGCGCCATTGCATAACTTCGCCAACCTGAGCGGCGTGGAGTCGGCGAAGCATCTGTTTCCGGGCGTGAAGCAGGTGGCGGTATTTGATACCAGCTTTCACCAGACGCTGGCGCCGGAAGCCTATCTCTACGGCCTGCCGTGGCGCTACTTCGAAGAGCATGGCGTGCGCCGCTACGGCTTTCACGGGACGTCGCACCGCTATGTCTCGCAGCAGGCCCATGCGCTGCTGAATCTCGACGAGCAGGACTCCGGGTTGGTGATTGCTCACTTAGGTAACGGCGCCTCTATTTGCGCGGTGCGTAACGGCAAGAGCGTGGATACCTCAATGGGGATGACGCCGCTCGAAGGGCTGATGATGGGCACCCGCTGCGGCGATGTGGACTTCGGCGCCATGAGCTGGATTGCCAGCCAGACCGGCCAGACCCTCAACGATCTGGAGCGGGTGGTGAACAAAGAGTCCGGCCTGCTCGGCATCTCGGGGCTCTCGTCCGATCTGCGCACACTGGAAAAAGCCTGGCATGAAGGGCATTACCATGCCCGGCTGGCGATTAAAACCTTTGTTCACCGTATTGCCCGCCATATCGGCGGACACGCCATGGCGCTAAAACGCCTCGATGGCATTATTTTTACCGGCGGCATTGGCGAAAACTCGACGTTAATTCGCCAACTGGTCGTTGAACATTTGCAGGTGTTAGGCGTTACGCTTGACCCCGCCAAAAACCAATTACCGGGTAAAGCCGGGGAGCGAATTATTTCTCAGGCGGATTCACTAACGGCCTGCGCCGTTATTCCAACCAATGAAGAAAAGATGATTGCGTTGGACGCCATTCATTTAGGAAAAATTAACGCTCCAGCTGAATACGCTTA harbors:
- the tdcD gene encoding propionate kinase, which produces MIEFPVVLVINCGSSSIKFSVMDAQSQDVLLTGIAEGINTERATLSLNGDEPVELPQQNYECALGTITVELEKRNLMQSVALIGHRIAHGGSIFNESVLITDEVIELIRQVSPLAPLHNFANLSGVESAKHLFPGVKQVAVFDTSFHQTLAPEAYLYGLPWRYFEEHGVRRYGFHGTSHRYVSQQAHALLNLDEQDSGLVIAHLGNGASICAVRNGKSVDTSMGMTPLEGLMMGTRCGDVDFGAMSWIASQTGQTLNDLERVVNKESGLLGISGLSSDLRTLEKAWHEGHYHARLAIKTFVHRIARHIGGHAMALKRLDGIIFTGGIGENSTLIRQLVVEHLQVLGVTLDPAKNQLPGKAGERIISQADSLTACAVIPTNEEKMIALDAIHLGKINAPAEYA